One window from the genome of Salisaeta longa DSM 21114 encodes:
- the pgl gene encoding 6-phosphogluconolactonase, with protein sequence MAAAPEAPLDVYDDYEALSRAAARAVTDALDAARANNRRLAVALAGGSTPDRLYALLARHLSPKQWAALDVFWGDERCVPYVHPHSNAGHAYDVLLRHAPVPPAQVHRMPVYGTPADCATAYDAHLHRAFDRRTHTFDLVLLGLGGDGHTASLFPETLDTALAATAWVQAVHAPPRHAVADRLTCTLPALNAAREALFLVSGDEKREALAAVRAGDRSLPATHVAPAACRWLVDRAAAGP encoded by the coding sequence ATGGCCGCCGCTCCCGAAGCGCCCCTCGACGTGTACGACGATTACGAAGCCCTTAGCCGGGCCGCCGCCCGCGCTGTAACCGACGCCCTCGACGCGGCCCGCGCCAACAACCGGCGGTTGGCCGTGGCCCTGGCCGGCGGCAGCACACCCGACCGGCTCTACGCGCTGCTAGCTCGGCACCTCTCGCCCAAGCAGTGGGCCGCGCTAGACGTCTTTTGGGGCGACGAGCGCTGCGTGCCCTACGTGCACCCGCACAGCAACGCGGGCCACGCATACGATGTGCTGCTTCGGCATGCGCCCGTGCCGCCCGCACAGGTACACCGCATGCCGGTTTACGGTACGCCTGCAGACTGCGCCACGGCATACGACGCGCATTTGCACCGTGCGTTCGACCGCCGCACGCACACCTTCGACCTGGTGCTGCTGGGCCTGGGGGGCGACGGCCACACCGCGTCGCTCTTTCCGGAAACCCTCGATACAGCACTAGCGGCCACCGCCTGGGTGCAGGCCGTGCACGCGCCCCCGCGTCACGCCGTCGCGGACCGTCTCACGTGCACGCTGCCTGCCTTGAACGCGGCCCGCGAAGCCCTCTTTTTGGTGTCGGGCGATGAGAAGCGCGAGGCGCTCGCTGCTGTACGCGCCGGCGATCGCTCGTTGCCCGCGACGCACGTTGCGCCGGCCGCGTGCCGCTGGCTCGTAGACCGCGCCGCGGCGGGTCCGTGA
- a CDS encoding thioredoxin domain-containing protein, with translation MPNRLANAQSPYLRQHQDNPVDWYPWGADAFEAARTHDRPIFLSIGYATCHWCHVMAHESFEDDEVAAALNDTFVCIKVDREERPDVDSIYMNVCQMLNGQGGWPLTVLLTPERKPFYAATYLPKHGRGGRTGLMELTKRVGELWASDREKLVSDADGITQALQQSEEEIGGRAPLDPEVLETAYGQLARRFDYDEGGFGSAPKFPSLHNLLFLLRYGDQAEQPRAEQMVRRTLHAMRRGGLFDQVGYGFHRYATDATWTLPHFEKMLYDQALHVATYAEAYQATGDEAFAKTTRDVITYVLRDLQAPEGGFYSAEDADSLTPEGTSEEGAFYVWTVDEVRDVLDADAADLVIDAYGLTPEGNYRDERTGQRTGANVLHQTAPLDALAARYEMSEDAVQARLDAARAALLDCRAERPRPTLDDKILTDWNGLMIGALARASRILDDPSYADEATIAAHFLLDALRDDEGRLLHRYRDGDAAIRAHLDDYAYLIWGLIALHQTTLDPHWLGEALCLTEEMMDACWDDQQGGFYYTAHDAEALIVRQKKLDDGALPSGNAVAALNLVRLARLTGTTAYAERADTILRFAGRAVRSRPGAFTGMLLPLLAQHADAREIVLAGTGIDPLLAVVHDRYAPHDVVLHRPAGDAPRIAALAPFTDAQRPIDGQPTAYVCRNFACDAPTTDAEALRKQLTP, from the coding sequence ATGCCCAACCGTCTCGCTAACGCCCAGAGTCCGTACCTGCGGCAGCACCAAGACAACCCGGTCGACTGGTATCCCTGGGGCGCGGACGCCTTCGAGGCGGCGCGCACGCACGATCGCCCCATCTTCCTCTCCATTGGCTACGCCACATGCCATTGGTGCCACGTGATGGCGCACGAATCGTTTGAGGACGACGAGGTGGCGGCCGCCCTCAACGACACGTTTGTGTGCATTAAGGTGGACCGCGAGGAGCGGCCCGACGTGGATAGCATCTACATGAACGTCTGCCAGATGCTTAACGGCCAGGGCGGATGGCCCCTCACGGTGCTGCTTACGCCGGAGCGCAAGCCGTTTTATGCAGCCACCTACCTTCCGAAGCACGGACGCGGCGGACGCACGGGCCTCATGGAGCTCACGAAGCGCGTGGGCGAGCTGTGGGCCTCGGACCGCGAGAAGCTGGTGAGCGACGCCGATGGCATTACGCAGGCGCTCCAGCAATCGGAGGAGGAGATTGGGGGACGCGCGCCCCTCGACCCGGAGGTGCTGGAAACGGCCTACGGACAACTGGCGCGCCGCTTCGATTACGATGAAGGCGGCTTTGGCTCGGCGCCCAAGTTTCCATCGCTGCATAACCTGCTGTTTCTGCTGCGTTATGGCGATCAGGCCGAGCAGCCACGGGCCGAGCAGATGGTCCGCCGCACGCTGCACGCCATGCGACGCGGCGGCCTCTTCGATCAGGTGGGCTACGGCTTTCATCGCTACGCCACCGACGCCACCTGGACGCTGCCGCACTTCGAGAAGATGCTGTACGACCAGGCGCTGCACGTGGCGACGTATGCCGAGGCCTATCAGGCCACCGGCGACGAAGCGTTTGCGAAGACCACGCGCGACGTCATCACCTACGTGCTGCGCGACCTGCAAGCCCCCGAAGGCGGCTTCTACTCCGCCGAGGATGCCGACAGCCTCACCCCCGAGGGCACGAGCGAGGAGGGCGCGTTTTATGTGTGGACGGTGGACGAGGTGCGCGATGTGCTCGATGCCGACGCCGCCGACCTGGTCATTGACGCGTACGGCCTTACGCCGGAGGGCAACTACCGCGACGAGCGCACCGGCCAACGCACCGGCGCGAACGTGCTGCACCAAACGGCGCCGCTGGACGCCCTCGCCGCCCGCTATGAGATGTCGGAAGACGCCGTGCAGGCACGTCTCGATGCGGCGCGCGCTGCGCTGCTCGATTGCCGTGCCGAGCGCCCGCGGCCCACGCTGGACGACAAGATTTTGACCGACTGGAACGGCCTCATGATTGGGGCGCTCGCGCGTGCCAGCCGCATCCTCGACGACCCGTCATATGCCGACGAGGCTACGATCGCCGCGCACTTCCTGCTCGACGCCCTCCGCGATGACGAGGGCCGGCTGCTGCATCGCTACCGCGACGGCGACGCCGCCATCCGTGCGCACCTCGACGATTACGCGTACCTCATCTGGGGCCTCATCGCCCTTCATCAAACCACGCTCGACCCGCATTGGCTGGGCGAGGCGCTGTGCCTCACCGAAGAAATGATGGATGCGTGCTGGGACGACCAGCAGGGCGGCTTCTACTACACGGCGCACGATGCCGAAGCGCTCATCGTGCGGCAGAAGAAGCTGGATGACGGCGCGCTGCCGTCCGGAAATGCCGTTGCCGCGCTCAACCTGGTGCGCCTCGCGCGCCTTACCGGCACCACCGCGTATGCCGAGCGGGCCGACACCATCCTGCGCTTTGCCGGGCGCGCCGTGCGGAGCCGTCCGGGCGCCTTTACCGGCATGCTGTTGCCGCTGCTTGCGCAGCACGCCGACGCCCGCGAGATTGTGCTGGCCGGCACCGGCATCGACCCGTTGCTCGCGGTGGTGCATGATCGCTACGCCCCGCACGACGTGGTGCTGCACCGTCCGGCGGGCGACGCGCCGCGCATTGCCGCGCTGGCCCCCTTTACCGACGCCCAACGCCCCATCGACGGGCAGCCCACCGCGTACGTGTGCCGCAACTTCGCCTGCGACGCCCCCACCACCGATGCCGAGGCGCTCCGCAAGCAACTGACCCCGTAG
- a CDS encoding helix-hairpin-helix domain-containing protein produces MTNKDVARAFRETAKLIELTGGNSFRAQAFSRAARTIRGLEEPVAQYAEDDTLMSIDGIGDGIAADIRSVLARGSFDLRDELLNAVPTGLLDVLKVKGLGTKKVRTLWDELGITSLDTLEAAAQADRITSLRGFGQKTQDKILENVEQLRRYQRYTRYAEAHQAVAPLFEALETHEAVHNVAAAGPFRRAMEVVEQVDLLVAASEREPVLDVLGNYTAGLETTEDTVRGQLDDGVPVALHWANPNDWGRALWRATGPHAHIEAHPSSAATNVTTEAALYEAAGADWIPPELRDQEDAWTLATEGRLPALITPNDLRGTVHNHSTYSDGAHTLHAMAKAARDRGLEYFGIADHSQSLQVASGLSPDEVRAQRDEVQRLNEQFADDGQPFRIFHGIESDILRDGSLDYDDDVLALFDYVVASVHVGMNMPEAEATERVLRAVRNPHTTILGHPTGRLLLVREGYPLDHEKIIDACAAHDVALELNANPYRLDVDWRWVRYARDKGVLLSINPDAHATDELDNMRWGVSVARKGGLTAAGCLNALSLDDFAAWLDARQPTAA; encoded by the coding sequence ATGACGAACAAAGACGTAGCCCGCGCCTTTCGCGAAACCGCCAAGCTCATCGAACTGACCGGCGGCAACAGCTTTCGGGCACAGGCCTTCAGCCGCGCCGCGCGCACCATTCGTGGCCTGGAAGAACCGGTGGCGCAGTACGCGGAAGACGACACACTGATGTCCATTGACGGCATTGGCGACGGCATTGCGGCCGACATCCGATCGGTGCTGGCCCGCGGCTCGTTCGACCTCCGCGACGAGTTGCTTAACGCCGTGCCCACCGGACTGCTCGACGTCCTGAAGGTGAAGGGCCTTGGCACGAAGAAGGTGCGCACGCTGTGGGACGAGCTGGGCATCACGTCGTTGGATACGCTGGAGGCAGCGGCGCAGGCGGATCGGATTACGTCGCTGCGCGGCTTTGGGCAGAAGACGCAGGACAAGATCCTGGAGAACGTGGAGCAGCTGCGGCGCTACCAACGCTACACGCGTTATGCGGAGGCGCACCAGGCCGTGGCGCCGCTGTTCGAGGCGCTGGAAACCCACGAGGCCGTGCACAATGTCGCGGCCGCTGGGCCGTTTCGGCGGGCCATGGAAGTGGTGGAGCAGGTGGACCTCCTCGTGGCTGCATCCGAGCGCGAGCCGGTGCTCGACGTGCTTGGCAACTACACCGCCGGTCTTGAAACCACTGAGGATACCGTCCGCGGACAGCTCGACGACGGCGTGCCTGTGGCGCTGCACTGGGCCAATCCCAACGATTGGGGGCGTGCACTTTGGCGCGCTACGGGGCCGCACGCACACATCGAGGCGCATCCCAGCAGCGCAGCCACCAACGTGACGACCGAGGCAGCGCTTTACGAAGCCGCCGGCGCCGATTGGATTCCGCCCGAGCTGCGCGATCAGGAGGATGCGTGGACGCTGGCCACCGAAGGGCGCCTGCCGGCGCTCATCACCCCCAACGACCTGCGCGGAACGGTGCACAACCATTCCACTTACAGCGACGGCGCGCACACCCTGCATGCCATGGCCAAGGCGGCCCGCGACCGCGGCCTGGAGTACTTCGGCATCGCCGACCACAGCCAGTCGCTGCAGGTGGCCAGCGGCCTCTCGCCCGACGAGGTGCGCGCCCAACGCGACGAGGTGCAACGCCTCAACGAACAGTTTGCCGATGATGGGCAGCCCTTCCGCATCTTTCATGGGATCGAAAGCGACATTCTGCGGGACGGGTCGCTCGATTATGACGACGACGTGCTTGCGCTTTTCGATTATGTGGTGGCGAGCGTGCACGTGGGCATGAACATGCCCGAGGCGGAAGCCACCGAGCGTGTGCTTCGCGCGGTGCGCAATCCGCACACCACCATCCTGGGGCATCCCACCGGCCGGCTGCTCCTGGTGCGCGAAGGCTACCCGCTCGATCACGAGAAAATTATCGATGCGTGCGCTGCGCACGATGTGGCATTGGAGCTCAATGCCAACCCGTACCGGTTGGATGTGGACTGGCGGTGGGTGCGCTATGCCCGCGACAAGGGCGTGCTGCTGTCCATCAACCCGGATGCACACGCCACCGACGAGCTCGACAACATGCGTTGGGGCGTGTCGGTGGCGCGGAAGGGCGGCCTCACGGCTGCGGGTTGCCTAAACGCGCTGTCGCTGGACGATTTTGCTGCGTGGCTCGATGCGCGCCAGCCGACGGCCGCGTAG
- the serS gene encoding serine--tRNA ligase, with protein MLDLNAIREAPRRVKEAMRAKGLDQPELVDRLLELDEERRAAITELQDAQARSNEISSRIGALKREGKDEEAEAVIEETQQLKQRIKALEETAREKRTHTQRLLLKVPNIPHRSVPVGTSPEDNEVEEEVGEKPTFDGFTPRPHWKLTAQHDLVDFERGAKVTGAGFPFYLDKGARLQRALVQFFLDQASSNGYIEMQPPLFINADSAHGTGQLPDKEDLMYEIPRDDLFPIPTAEVPVTNFLRDEILQEETLPQKFCAYTPCFRREAGSHGSDVRGLNRLHQFDKVELVQVVHPDESYRALEALRSDAERLLTLLELPYRRLLMCTGDMGFTQAKKYDLEVWSAGQERWLEVSSISNFEAFQARRMQIRYRATPEDKPALVHTLNGSGLALPRVVAALLENNQQADGTIQLPEVLHPYTGFTTIGSDASR; from the coding sequence ATGCTCGACCTCAATGCCATTCGTGAAGCACCGCGCCGCGTGAAGGAAGCGATGCGCGCCAAAGGCCTCGATCAGCCCGAACTTGTTGACCGCTTGCTGGAGCTTGACGAGGAGCGGCGGGCGGCCATCACCGAACTTCAGGACGCGCAGGCGCGCTCCAACGAAATCTCCAGTCGTATTGGCGCGCTGAAGCGGGAGGGCAAAGACGAGGAAGCGGAAGCCGTCATCGAGGAAACCCAGCAGTTGAAGCAACGCATCAAGGCGCTAGAAGAGACGGCGCGTGAGAAGAGGACGCACACGCAACGTTTGCTGCTCAAGGTGCCCAACATTCCGCATCGGAGCGTGCCGGTGGGCACCTCGCCCGAGGATAATGAGGTTGAAGAGGAGGTGGGCGAGAAGCCCACATTCGACGGATTCACGCCGCGTCCGCACTGGAAGCTCACGGCCCAGCACGATCTGGTTGATTTTGAGCGCGGGGCTAAGGTAACAGGGGCAGGCTTTCCGTTTTACCTGGACAAAGGGGCGCGTTTGCAACGGGCCCTGGTGCAGTTTTTCCTGGATCAAGCTTCGTCCAACGGCTACATTGAAATGCAGCCGCCGCTGTTCATCAACGCCGATAGCGCCCACGGCACCGGGCAGCTGCCGGATAAGGAGGATCTGATGTACGAGATTCCGCGCGATGACCTCTTCCCCATTCCCACAGCCGAAGTGCCCGTCACCAACTTTCTGCGGGACGAAATTCTGCAGGAGGAGACGCTCCCTCAGAAGTTTTGCGCGTACACGCCGTGCTTTCGGCGCGAAGCCGGCAGTCACGGGTCGGATGTGCGCGGGCTGAACCGCCTGCATCAGTTTGATAAGGTAGAACTCGTGCAGGTGGTGCATCCCGATGAGAGCTACCGCGCGTTGGAGGCGCTGCGCAGCGATGCCGAGCGGCTGCTTACGCTGCTTGAGTTGCCGTACCGCCGGCTGCTCATGTGCACGGGCGACATGGGCTTTACGCAAGCGAAGAAGTACGACCTGGAGGTGTGGAGCGCCGGGCAGGAGCGTTGGCTGGAGGTGTCGTCGATTTCCAACTTTGAAGCCTTTCAGGCGCGCCGCATGCAGATCCGCTACCGCGCCACGCCCGAGGATAAGCCAGCGCTGGTGCACACGCTCAACGGCAGCGGTCTGGCCCTGCCGCGGGTGGTGGCGGCGCTGCTCGAAAACAACCAGCAAGCCGACGGCACCATCCAACTGCCAGAGGTGCTGCACCCGTACACCGGATTTACCACCATTGGGTCGGACGCTTCCCGGTAA